The following is a genomic window from uncultured Draconibacterium sp..
TTCTAACAAATGGAACAATGACTTCATTGGTAAGAACTCTTTTGGGATTTAATGGGATACTAAATAAGGCTGTTCGTGTGGAGGATTGTTATCGAAATATGGGCAAGGTTTGGGCGATTGTTGATGACTTTGATAATATAACTGACTTTATACCAAGAAATGAAAATAAAGAACCGGAAAACACAAAAACAATTAAGGGGGTAATTAACCATTTTACATTTTTTCCATCAAAAAGTAGAAATGATCACCGACATCATGCTGTAGATGCTCTTGTAACTGCAATTTTAAATAGAAAAATAAATACTTCAATTTTAAAATTGACAGAGGGTGTTGTTGTCGTGGAAACAGGAGAGTTCTTTCCCAAATTTTATACAAACGAAAAAGGAGAACATCGATTAACTAGAGAGGCGGTAGGTGATATAAAATCGATGCTTCAAGAAGAATTAAATCTTGTTGAAATGGATGATTTACTTCCAATCGCAAAAGAAAAAATTGAGTACCTTTTGGTTTCGTATCAAAATAGGAAACTGGTCACGTATCCTCGAAAGAAATTATTTGAACCCAATGGCCGACCTTTAAGAACCAAGGATGGCCGACATTTGCGAAGTGGAGGAATTTCAGAAAGGGCAGAGTTGCATGAAGCCAATTATTATGGGAAAACAAATGATTGTAGTGAAGGAGAATTTGTCCGTCGTGTTCCGCTTTCATCAATTACTCCAAAACAGGTCGATAATATAGTAGATAAGGTTATAAAATGTATTGTACGAACCGATAGGGAAAAAGAAGAGGAATTAAATTCAAAATTAAAAGAACTTAATGCTAAAAGAACTAGAAGTTCAGATGAAGAGGAATCAGAAATTGAAAAACAAATTGAGGAAACTTTGACAGCATTAAATCAACTATATAAATTGCCCAATAAAAATGGAGAAAAAGTGCCAATTAAAAAAGTACGGGTTAAGTTTAAAACCAGCACTGCACAGCCGCTTAAAAGTGAAAAAATTGTGGCTCAATTGACTCCAAATTACAGAAAGAGTATCGATACAACAAAATATCAATATATCAAACCAGGTAATAATTATATGTATGTAATTTATGGGGATGCGGAAGGAGAGAGTAGGGATAAACATGTAGTTTCCTGGTTTGATAAAGCTCAAATTGATATTGAAAACAGACGCTTAAAAAAACAGGTAAAAGCGACTACACAGAAGCCTGAATTACTGCCTTACTATCCAATTAAAGAATTACCAGTACTTTGTACTCTACAGCATAATGATATGGTTATTATGTATGACGAAACTCCAGAAGAGATTAATTGGGACGATGAAAAAGAACTTTTTAATCGTCTGTTTACGCTGGTAAAGTTTACCGAGGCTCAACTTTCATTTATGAGGCATAATGTTTCAGGAATAGATGCTGATAAAGGGCAGTCTGTTGTAAATATTTTATCTGGAGAAGGACAGGTAAAAAGACCAACTGCAAATACTTTTAGAGGAATAAAAGTAACGATAAATGAACTTGGAGAAATTGAAGAATTTTGATCTCCTTTAATGAAATAATCTCCAATCCTCCAAGGCTCCCCAAACCTTGGAGGATTAGAAATATAACCGAATAGAATAACCACAAAAACAACACATCATGCTAAAAACCAAAAAGAAACTACCGGAAACCATCCGGTTTTCGCTCCAACCAACCGGAAATACGAAAAACCATCCGGAAAAGGCTTCCAACCACACGGGAAAGCTATAATCCCGCCCGGAATCGCAAAAAACGGCGCGGAAATTCCAAAAACCAGACGGAAATACAAAAAACCAGGCGGAAATGCCACACAACGACGTTAAGTGCCATTTCCGTGGCGTATTTATCATTTCTGCCGGGATTCTGATAAAAGAAAACGTAAATCACCCGGAAAAATATTGTTTAACGACCCTGAACAGCCGAAGAATTGATGGGTATTATTCAATGGTTTAATTACTATCGGTTTTTCTTCTTGTTCGCCCTTAAGCTGCCGGTAGTGCAGAATACGATGTTAATTTTTCAAAAAAAAACTCAAAAATCTTTTATTATGAACATGTCAGATCTGACGACTGAAGAGATTATTTATGAATCAGGATTACGGATTAACAACAGTTTAAGCGATACTAAAGTGTTAAATGCAGTAGCTCCTTTGGGTTATACCGAGGGCAAATTAAACGAGGGAGCAAGCTTGCTTAACGAGGCAACAACCCTTGTTGAAACCCAGAAAAGTGAATATGGCGAGGTTGATGCCGCACAAGAAGCTTACGAAACACTCCGAAAGCAGGCGCACAAAAGTTATATGGCAATTCTGGCTATAAGTAAAATTGCATTTAAAAACGATGCAAAAGCAATTTCAACCCTCGATTTAACCGGACGACGAGCAACTACTTTAAGCGGATGGTTAAATCAAACCCGTAATTTTTATCACGCTATTTTGGGTGACGAAAGGTGGAAGGCAGCCTTGGCTTCCTATGGACAAACCGAAGACATTTTAACTGCCCAATTAGCTGCTGTTGACACAGTGGCACTAGCATCGGAAGCCAGAAAAAGAGAGATGGGCGATGCTCAGAATGCCACACAGGAACGCGACGAGAAACTGGAAGAGTTGCTTGATTGGGTTTCGGATTATGAAGTTATTGCCCGTATTGCCCTGGCCGATAAACCTCAGTTGCTCGAAAAACTTGGTATTGTGGTGAAAGGATGATGTGTATATGGCACCCGAAGGTTTGAAAAAACGCTTCGGGGTCTTCTTGTCAAATAAATCCATTAATCAAACCTTTCGGCGTTTTCCAAACCCGAACGTTTAAAGTAAAACAAGATGAAAACCACTCCACTCGAATACGGCTGGTTTTACCACATCTACAACCGCGGAATAAACGGCTGTAACCTGTTTCGCGAAAATGAGAATTATGAATATTTTCTGCATTTGTACGATAAATATATTTCTCTGGTAGCCGAAACGTATGCCTGGGTGTTGATGCGAAATCATTTTCATTTGCTGGTTCAGGTAAAATTGGAAAAAGATATTCCTTTTATGGGCGAGACACCCGAAGGTTTGAAAAACACTTCGGGGGCTGGAAAAAACCTTTCGGCGTCTTCCAGACCCGAAAGTGTTTTAAAAAAGTATAAGCCAATAAATCAGTTTTCACATCTTTTTAACGCCTACACCAAAGCCATAAACAAACGATACCACCGCACAGGTAGCCTTTTTGAACACCCGTTCCGAAGAATAAAGGTTGAATCGGATATTCATCTGAAATATCTGGTTTACTACATTCATCACAATCCAATCCATCACGGCTTTTGCGATCATTACCTTGATTATCCGTGGAGCTCGTATCTAACAATTGTATCGCCAAAAGCTACAAAACTAAGTAGGGCAGAAGTGCTAAAGTGGTTTCGTGATAAATCGAATTTCGAGAAATTTCATTCGCAGGAACAGATACGAAAGTTTCAAGAATTGGATATTGATTTTGTGGGCGATGGATGATCTTAATTTGTTTAAACACCCGAAGGTCTGTAAGACTCATAGGGGTATCTAAAAACCTTTCGGTGTCTAACAGCCCCGAAAGTGTTTGAAAAAATTAGAAAATACAATATCCTTTTATGGGAATAAACGCCCGAAGGTCTTCAAGACTCTTCGGGGGCGAGAAATAACCTTTCGCTGTCTAATAGACCCGGAAGCGTTTAATAAAAACAAAAAACCAATTTGAACCATGATAAAACGTACGTTATTCATTTCCAACCCCTATTACCTCTCGTTAAAAAACAAACAATTGCAGGTGAGCGAGCGGGGAGGGATGGTGCTAAAAACCGCGCCGGTTGAAGACATTGGCTTTCTGGTGCTCGATCATCCGCAAATTTCATTTTCTATGAAACTGGTGGAAGAACTGAGCGAATACAACGTGGCAACCGTTTTTTGCGACAGTAAACACATGCCATCGTCGATGTTGCTGCCGCTTGACGCTCACCATATTCAAAGTGAACTGTTCAGGGCACAGGTGGCTGCATCGGAACCACTAAAGAAAAACCTGTGGAAACAAACCATTGAGGCTAAAATTAAAAATCAGGCCCGTTTGCTCGATAAACTGGGCAAAAAAAGCCTTCAGCTAAAAAACATTGCGCAGGCAGTAAAAAGCGGCGACAGCGATAACCGCGAGGGTTTTGCGGCACGTATTTACTGGACTGCCTTGCTGGGAAAGGAGTTTATTCGCGATCGCTATGGCGAACCGCCCAACAATTTCCTGAATTATGGCTATATCCTTCTGCGCTCGGCTGTGGCACGTGCTTTGGCCGGGTCGGGATTACTGGCCACACTCGGCATTCATCACCGAAACCGTTATAATGCCTTTTGCCTGGCCGACGATATTATGGAACCTTACCGCCCCTATGTTGATGAAATTGCTTACGATCTGGATGAAAAATACCCCGGAACTTTTGCTCTGGAGAAGGAACATAAAGCCGAGCTTTTACAGCTTATGGCTACCGATGTGAAAATAGGGGAGAACAAACGCCCGCTGATGATTGCCCTGTCGCAAACCACGGCCTCGCTTTCTCGTTGCTTCAATGGCGAACAACGTAAAATCGATTATCCGATTTTTGGATGATAATAAAAAACGCCCAAAGGTTTGAAAGACACTTTGGGGTGGAACATTACTAACCTTTTGGAGTCTATCAGACCCGAAAGTGTTTTAAAAGGGAAATATGCAACAAACTCGGCTAAATGCCTATCATATTATGTGGTTATTTGTTTTTTTCGACCTCCCGGTTACTACCAAAAAGGAGCGCCGCCTGGCAACCCGTTTTCGGAAAGATTTGATGAAAGACGGTTTTAGTATGATGCAGTTTTCGGTATACAACCGCCATTGTGCCAGTAAAGAAAGTGCCGAAGTACACATAAAACGAATAAAAAGTTTTATTCCTGAACATGGGCAGGTAAGTATCCTTACCGTTACCGATAAACAATACGGCAACATTGTTAATGTATGGGGAAATAAATCGAGCCCCTTACCCGAAGGCCCCAAACAACTCGAAATGTTTTAGTCAATTCCAAAAACCTTTCGGAGTCTAACAGACCCGAAAGAGTTTAATTTCGAATAGAAAATTGTACATTCGTAAACCGTTCTTTGATATTTTGATCCGAATATCAATTTTGCCAATTAGAATTAAAAAAAACGTGCATCATTCTGCTTCCCTGTCGGGAACAGGATATTATTCCCATTGTATTTTTACCGGAAACACCAGTAAAAACAGGGCTAGTCCGCCGCTTGGTTGTGGTTTGATGTAAAATTGAAAAGATATTCAACAAAAAAGACCATTGAAGCCGAAGCACAGGCGTTGTGGTTTGATGTAAAATTGAAAAGATATTCAACGTTTTATCATTCACGGGAAGTGTTCCTGTTGTTGTGGTTTGATGTAAAATTGAAAAGATATTCAACATAACCCTTGTTTTTATCAGCACCAGTAGTGTTGTGGTTTGATGTAAAATTGAAAAGATATTCAACCATATGATCCCGTTGAAATTAAAGTAGATGTTGTGGTTTGATGTAAAATTGAAAAGATATTCAACCAACCCTAGAAAGGTTAGTAGTGTCCAAAAGTTGTGGTTTGATGTAAAATTGAAAAGATATTCAACGTTCATCATCCAAAGGATGAGATTCAGAAGGTTGTGGTTTGATGTAAAATTGAAAAGATATTCAACCGCAACCGTGGGGACATGCCAACCAACATTGTTGTGGTTTGATGTAAAATTGAAAAGATATTCAACTTTTCAAAAGTCGTTACGCAGCGAGCTAAAGTTGTGGTTTGATGTAAAATTGAAAAGATATTCAACCCTGGGCCAGTACTTGCTTATCGCGTGTGCGTTGTGGTTTGATGTAAAATTGAAAAGATATTCAACGATTACCAAGTTGTGTGCGGCTGTACACTTGTTGTGGTTTGATGTAAAATTGAAAAGATATTCAACTTGATAAGTGTGTAGGATACTGCCCACACTGTTGTGGTTTGATGTAAAATTGAAAAGATATTCAACGCACCTAAGTCCGTCTCTAAACCCGATGTGGTTGTGGTTTGATGTAAAATTGAAAAGATATTCAACCATATACAAATTAAGTGCGCTGGCCGATTAGTTGTGGTTTGATGTAAAATTGAAAAGATATTCAACCTTGTTTGCTTTTCGCCTTTACAATATTTGTTGTGGTTTGATGTAAAATTGAAAAGATATTCAACGTAACAAAATCATTTGTTCCTCCTTTTATGTTGTGGTTTGATGTAAAATTGAAAAGATCAGTAACAGACTCAGACCCTGAAGGTTTCCAAAACCTTCAAGGTTTGGGTCACCTGGCTATTTATCCTGGTATTGATAAACTGCCTTTTTCAGGCGGTCCATAATGGCAATCCCGATACCTTTTTCAGGCACAGGTTCTGCAACGATCAGGTCGACATCCGAATCCTCAAGGCGATGCAATGCTTCAAAAAAATTGGCGGCAGCTTCGCTTAAATCTTCGTTCGATGATAAACGTTCGATCTGATGATATTTTTCCGGTTCCTGTACTTCTGAAAAAGCCAGGAAACCATACTTTTTGTTTGCTGAATATTCGGGCTCATGGCCTAATAGGTACATCGGTTTGCGTGGGCTGTAATGCGATTTTAACAATCCCGGCGATTTTATCGGTGAATTGGCTTCCGTACTTTTACTTTGCGGAAGAACCTTCAATAAATCCTGCTCTGTAATAAATCCGGGTCGTAGTATTTTAAATTCTCCCTGGCACAGTTCGATAACAGTGGACTCGATACCAACTTTCGGAAGTTCGCCGTTTAATATACATTTTAGCTCGGGTAGTTGCTTTTGAACGTGGTCGGGTGTTGTTGGGCTTAACATGCCAAATCGGTTGGCACTGGGGGCTGCAATCGATTTTCCCGAAAGCTTTAACAGTTCGCGGGAGGTTTGGTTGGCTGGCATCCGAACGGCTACAGTGTCCAATCCGGCGGAAACAATGTTGGGTACCGATTTTTGTTTTTTAGCAACAATAGTTAATGGCCCCGGCCAAAAATGTTCTGCCAGTTTTAATAGTGCGTCATCAATCTCAACAAATAGTTTTTCCAGTTCTGAAATATCCCGAATGTGCACAATTAACGGATTAAATGTTGGCCGTTCTTTTGTTGCAAATATTTTTGCAACCGCGTCGGC
Proteins encoded in this region:
- the cas1 gene encoding type II CRISPR-associated endonuclease Cas1 is translated as MIKRTLFISNPYYLSLKNKQLQVSERGGMVLKTAPVEDIGFLVLDHPQISFSMKLVEELSEYNVATVFCDSKHMPSSMLLPLDAHHIQSELFRAQVAASEPLKKNLWKQTIEAKIKNQARLLDKLGKKSLQLKNIAQAVKSGDSDNREGFAARIYWTALLGKEFIRDRYGEPPNNFLNYGYILLRSAVARALAGSGLLATLGIHHRNRYNAFCLADDIMEPYRPYVDEIAYDLDEKYPGTFALEKEHKAELLQLMATDVKIGENKRPLMIALSQTTASLSRCFNGEQRKIDYPIFG
- the cas2 gene encoding CRISPR-associated endonuclease Cas2; translation: MWLFVFFDLPVTTKKERRLATRFRKDLMKDGFSMMQFSVYNRHCASKESAEVHIKRIKSFIPEHGQVSILTVTDKQYGNIVNVWGNKSSPLPEGPKQLEMF
- a CDS encoding L-threonylcarbamoyladenylate synthase encodes the protein MSSISNDIKLAAKLIKNGELVAFPTETVYGLGADAFNADAVAKIFATKERPTFNPLIVHIRDISELEKLFVEIDDALLKLAEHFWPGPLTIVAKKQKSVPNIVSAGLDTVAVRMPANQTSRELLKLSGKSIAAPSANRFGMLSPTTPDHVQKQLPELKCILNGELPKVGIESTVIELCQGEFKILRPGFITEQDLLKVLPQSKSTEANSPIKSPGLLKSHYSPRKPMYLLGHEPEYSANKKYGFLAFSEVQEPEKYHQIERLSSNEDLSEAAANFFEALHRLEDSDVDLIVAEPVPEKGIGIAIMDRLKKAVYQYQDK